In the Arthrobacter zhaoxinii genome, one interval contains:
- a CDS encoding AMP-binding protein has protein sequence METTAAGVIHGTLDGTEPHKMFNALTVQEPVAPAALLCDRHPADSVAFTVIEQDLSATDLTYGELQESSERAAAALARLGVRRGDRVATLMGKSGDLVTVLLGLWRLGAVHVPLFTAFATPAVSVRLAASGARVVVADGNQLDKVSPLVSDLGLTVLAAGAAGDAGDAGAAGAAGDAAAGVQDWLELLSTEQPGMPPAVLDPEDLLVEIFTSGTTGAPKGVPVPVSALEAFSAYFSYGLDVRDEDVFWNAADPGWAYGLYYGILAPLAAGRRNLLLRGSFSAKLCWQVLERFGVTNFAAAPTIFRSLRAEAPDGVGPLALQRASSAGEPLDAETISWATRCLGTPVRDHYGQTEMGMCIVNGWEESVSREIRPGSMGHALPGYRTEVLSLEEDSPAAPGEKGRVAIDVPASPLMWFRGYTDNPQKSAERYSSDGRWYYTGDTGSRDADGYTYFSARDDDVIIMAGYRIGPFEVESVLATHPEVAESAVIGVPDELRGERLEAYVVLRSGSGSPELAAELQQLVKTQYAAHAYPRAVHFVEELPKTPSGKLQRFLLRASRPASESEPPVNA, from the coding sequence CTCGGCCACGGACCTGACCTACGGGGAACTGCAGGAGAGTTCGGAGCGGGCAGCGGCTGCGCTTGCCCGGCTGGGGGTGCGCCGCGGGGACCGGGTGGCAACGCTGATGGGCAAGAGCGGCGACCTGGTGACAGTGCTGCTGGGCCTGTGGCGGCTGGGGGCGGTCCATGTGCCGCTGTTCACCGCGTTTGCCACGCCTGCCGTTTCCGTCCGGCTGGCCGCCAGCGGAGCCCGGGTGGTGGTCGCGGACGGAAACCAGCTGGACAAGGTTTCACCGCTGGTTTCCGACCTTGGACTCACGGTCCTGGCCGCCGGGGCAGCCGGGGATGCCGGGGATGCCGGGGCAGCCGGGGCAGCCGGGGATGCAGCCGCCGGGGTCCAGGACTGGCTGGAGCTGCTGTCCACCGAGCAGCCCGGCATGCCGCCGGCAGTCCTGGATCCGGAGGACCTGCTGGTGGAGATCTTCACGTCGGGCACCACCGGGGCGCCCAAGGGAGTTCCCGTGCCGGTGTCCGCGCTCGAAGCGTTTTCCGCGTACTTCTCCTACGGATTGGATGTGCGGGATGAGGACGTGTTCTGGAACGCTGCAGATCCGGGCTGGGCCTACGGCCTGTACTACGGGATCCTGGCGCCGCTGGCTGCGGGCCGCCGGAACCTGCTGCTGCGCGGCAGTTTCAGCGCGAAGCTGTGCTGGCAGGTCCTGGAGCGGTTCGGCGTCACGAACTTCGCCGCGGCGCCCACCATTTTCCGCTCGCTGCGGGCCGAAGCGCCCGACGGCGTCGGCCCCCTGGCGCTGCAGCGCGCCTCAAGTGCGGGCGAACCTCTGGACGCCGAAACCATCAGCTGGGCCACCCGCTGCCTGGGCACTCCCGTCCGGGACCACTACGGGCAGACGGAAATGGGGATGTGCATTGTGAACGGCTGGGAGGAATCGGTGTCCCGCGAGATCCGCCCCGGATCCATGGGCCACGCCCTGCCCGGCTACCGCACCGAAGTGCTGTCACTGGAAGAAGACTCTCCGGCCGCGCCGGGCGAGAAGGGGCGGGTGGCCATTGACGTTCCGGCCAGCCCGTTGATGTGGTTCCGCGGCTACACGGACAATCCGCAGAAATCCGCAGAACGCTACAGCAGTGACGGCCGCTGGTACTACACCGGAGACACCGGGTCACGCGATGCCGACGGCTACACCTACTTCTCCGCCCGGGATGACGATGTGATCATCATGGCCGGTTACCGGATCGGCCCGTTCGAGGTCGAATCCGTCCTGGCCACGCATCCGGAGGTGGCGGAGAGTGCCGTGATCGGGGTGCCGGACGAGCTGCGCGGGGAACGGCTCGAGGCGTACGTGGTGCTCCGCTCCGGCTCCGGCTCCCCCGAGCTGGCGGCGGAACTGCAGCAGCTGGTCAAGACGCAGTATGCCGCCCATGCGTATCCGCGGGCGGTGCACTTTGTGGAGGAGCTGCCAAAAACGCCGAGCGGAAAGCTGCAGCGTTTCCTGCTGCGTGCTTCCCGCCCGGCGTCGGAGTCCGAACCTCCGGTGAACGCCTAG